Proteins encoded by one window of Rutidosis leptorrhynchoides isolate AG116_Rl617_1_P2 chromosome 7, CSIRO_AGI_Rlap_v1, whole genome shotgun sequence:
- the LOC139859737 gene encoding disease resistance protein Roq1-like, whose translation MSSLTSYSQTLNHDVFLSFRGEDTRKTFVDHLYTALVQQGIRTYKDDETLPRGESIGPALLTAIRESGISVIVFSQNYADSSWCLDELAYIMKCKDEIGIIVMPIFYHVDPSEVRKQKGKFGEAFLKHMSENNNKIEVWKNALVGASNISGWEMKHIANGAQNPIIFGRHGSSGGILVMPLSILEFSFDCCNGTIKTTFLPLNFLDTYLLIFPNTSNKSMSSLTSYSQTLNHDVFLSFRGEDTRKTFVDHLYTALVQQGIRTYKDDETLPRGESIGPALLTAIRESGISVIVFSQNYADSSWCLDELAYIMKCKDEIGIIVMPIFYHVDPSEVRKQKGKFGEAFLKHMSENNNKIEVWKNALVGASNISGWEMKHIANGHESKGIKEIVDAISNRLIPLISNSNEDLIGIEARLQDLNSEIEIETGGVRMVGIWGVGGGGKTTLATSIYSKISNKFIGGCCFLKNIREESNKHGLERLQEKVMRAVLKQKHIQVDGVVEGRQMMMKRLCHRNVLIVLDDVDHPDHLKALAGSHNWFGEGSRIIITTRDKHLLNVHKVNAIYNIRLLNKDEGINLFRKHAPRDHRPLEDYELLSKSVVSYAGGLPLALIVLSSFLSDKDMDEWVSALARLKEIPETDIMGKLKISFDGLKQVEKELFLDIACFFRGEKKIDAMESLDACGFHPVIGVKVLIQKALVTILDGKFDMHDLIQELGHYIVRGEQSKNPEEHSRVWKVDEVENICSMDSTTEFDKIEAIRIFSDKSDALRDHNHHVVAKMKNLRWIDWKGHHASSLPTSFPQRKLCCLILSGGQQKQLWNGNKNLPNLKMIKLHGLTNLIKTPDFRELPNLKRFIVNRSPFLEEIDSSIERSESLAFLLITSCDNLREFPSITGIKNLKTLSLSKCGKLSKSQNEVASCISQYVTTFLFRINHEGLQFISKGLTKLVLSKCHLGDEDISSTIWDLSNLQELDLSVNDFTWLNFGLLQLPRLKWLDISSCNRLVELLALPSSIAVFRADYCYSLDTLGDISNCKWLWKVSFLGKNKLDPAVDKIIRDSMLQGNGIQHQFMSLALEHRVLKLYEESVVDGSKFVLQLPHNWDNDFSGFLIHCVIDYQEPNVTIVIKQEVLVDEEECNHQNELSVGSHPPTYIGYISFNSLRNTKWWNPAYSVISFFLKGTKFEVELIHNKGKGIHHVETIEGTSDCSEFWDGEREDRNTFTIQHDSKTSINLLWCPC comes from the exons ATGTCGTCATTAACGTCTTATTCTCAAACATTGAATCATGATGTTTTTCTTAGTTTTAGAGGAGAAGACACTCGCAAGACGTTTGTAGATCATCTCTATACGGCTCTTGTGCAGCAAGGAATCCGCACTTACAAGGACGATGAAACACTTCCTCGGGGAGAGTCCATCGGTCCAGCCCTCTTGACAGCTATTAGAGAATCGGGTATTTCTGTCATCGTATTCTCACAAAACTATGCTGATTCTTCGTGGTGCTTAGACGAGCTTGCATATATTATGAAATGTAAGGATGAGATAGGGATCATAGTTATGCCAATATTCTATCATGTCGATCCATCAGAAGTACGAAAACAAAAAGGGAAATTTGGAGAAGCATTTCTCAAACATATGTCTGAAAACAACAACAAAATTGAAGTTTGGAAAAATGCACTTGTGGGTGCAAGTAATATTTCTGGATGGGAAATGAAGCACATTGCCAATGG TGCTCAGAATCCTATAATATTTGGACGTCATGGTTCGAGTGGTGGAATTTTGGTGATGCCTTTGTCAATACTAGAATTTTCGTTTGATTGTTGCAACG GTACAATTAAAACCACATTTCTCCCTTTGAACTTTCTTGATACATATTTACTAATTTTTCCAAACACATCTAACAAATCAATGTCGTCATTAACGTCTTATTCTCAAACATTGAATCATGATGTTTTTCTTAGTTTTAGAGGAGAAGACACTCGCAAGACGTTTGTAGATCATCTCTATACGGCTCTTGTGCAGCAAGGAATCCGCACTTACAAGGACGATGAAACACTTCCTCGGGGAGAGTCCATCGGTCCAGCCCTCTTGACAGCTATTAGAGAATCGGGTATTTCTGTCATCGTATTCTCACAAAACTATGCTGATTCTTCGTGGTGCTTAGACGAGCTTGCATATATTATGAAATGTAAGGATGAGATAGGGATCATAGTTATGCCAATATTCTATCATGTCGATCCATCAGAAGTACGAAAACAAAAAGGGAAATTTGGAGAAGCATTTCTCAAACATATGTCTGAAAACAACAACAAAATTGAAGTTTGGAAAAATGCACTTGTGGGTGCAAGTAATATTTCTGGATGGGAAATGAAGCACATTGCCAATGG ACATGAATCAAAAGGCATAAAAGAAATTGTTGATGCCATTTCAAATAGATTGATCCCCTTAATCTCAAATAGCAATGAAGACCTAATTGGAATAGAGGCCCGTTTGCAAGATTTAAATTCAGAGATAGAAATTGAGACAGGTGGTGTTCGTATGGTCGGAATATGGGGAGTTGGGGGTGGTGGTAAGACTACTCTTGCAACTTCTATATATAGTAAAATCTCCAACAAATTTATTGGTGGTTGCTGCTTCTTAAAGAATATTCGCGAGGAATCAAATAAGCATGGTTTGGAGAGACTGCAAGAAAAAGTTATGCGTGCCGTTTTGAAACAAAAACATATACAAGTAGATGGAGTTGTGGAAGGTAGACAAATGATGATGAAAAGGTTATGTCATAGAAACGTCTTGATTGTTCTTGATGATGTTGATCACCCTGACCACCTAAAGGCTTTAGCTGGATCACATAATTGGTTTGGTGAAGGAAGTAGAATAATAATCACAACTAGAGATAAGCATTTACTAAATGTACACAAAGTAAACGCAATTTACAATATTAGATTGTTGAATAAAGATGAAGGTATTAATCTCTTTCGTAAACATGCACCTCGAGATCATCGACCTTTAGAAGATTACGAGTTACTTTCAAAAAGTGTGGTTTCTTATGCTGGTGGCCTGCCTTTAGCACTCATAGTTCTAAGTTCTTTTCTTTCTGATAAAGACATGGATGAGTGGGTAAGTGCCTTAGCACGTCTAAAAGAGATCCCTGAAACCGATATAATGGGAAAGTTAAAAATAAGTTTTGATGGACTTAAACAAGTAGAGAAAGAGTTGTTCCTAGATATTGCATGTTTTTTTAGGGGTGAAAAGAAAATCGATGCAATGGAGTCACTTGATGCTTGTGGTTTTCATCCTGTTATAGGTGTAAAAGTATTGATACAAAAGGCTCTCGTTACCATATTAGATGGAAAGTTTGATATGCATGATTTGATACAAGAATTGGGACACTACATTGTTAGAGGGGAACAAAGTAAGAATCCTGAAGAGCATAGTAGAGTTTGGAAAGTGGATGAAGTTGAAAACATATGTTCTATGGATTCAACGACG GAATTTGACAAGATTGAAGCAATTAGAATTTTTTCGGACAAGTCTGATGCATTACGAGACCATAATCATCATGTTGTTGCAAAGATGAAAAATCTCAGGTGGATTGATTGGAAAGGTCATCATGCAAGTTCGTTACCCACAAGTTTTCCACAAAGGAAGCTTTGTTGTCTAATCTTGAGTGGTGGCCAACAAAAACAACTTTGGAATGGCAATAAG AATCTACCAAATTTGAAGATGATCAAGCTTCACGGATTAACCAACCTTATCAAGACACCAGATTTTCGCGAACTACCAAATCTCAAAAGATTCATCGTTAATAGATCTCCGTTTTTAGAAGAGATTGATTCATCAATCGAACGCTCAGAATCACTTGCTTTCTTACTTATTACAAGTTGTGATAATTTAAGAGAGTTCCCATCCATTACCGGAATAAAGAACCTAAAGACTCTTTCGCTATCAAAGTGCGGGAAACTTTCTAAGAGTCAGAATGAAGTTGCATCTTGTATATCACAATATGTAACAACCTTTTTATTTCGTATAAACCATGAAGGGTTACAATTTATTAGCAAAGGCTTAACAAAGTTGGTTCTCAGTAAGTGCCATTTGGGAGATGAAGACATAAGCTCTACTATTTGGGATTTATCCAACTTGCAAGAACTAGATCTATCAGTAAATGACTTTACATGGCTAAATTTTGGTTTATTGCAACTTCCACGGCTTAAATGGCTTGATATATCATCTTGCAACCGTCTTGTGGAGCTTTTAGCACTCCCATCAAGTATCGCCGTTTTTAGAGCTGATTATTGTTACTCACTTGATACTCTTGGAGATATTTCAAATTGCAAATGGTTATGGAAAGTCTCATTTCTTGGCAAGAATAAACTAGACCCTGCTGTTGATAAAATAATACGGGATTCCATGCTTCAG GGAAATGGTATCCAACATCAATTTATGAGTCTTGCTCTTGAACACCGGGTTCTAAAGCTGTATGAAGAGAGTGTCGTTGATGGGAGTAAATTCGTATTGCAGCTTCCACATAATTGGGACAATGACTTTTCTGGATTCTTAATACATTGTGTTATTGATTACCAAGAACCCAACGTTACGATCGTTATTAAGCAGGAAGTGCTGGTAGATGAGGAAGAGTGTAATCATCAAAACGAGTTATCAGTGGGTAGTCATCCTCCAACATATATAGGATATATTTCCTTTAATTCATTGAGGAACACCAAATGGTGGAATCCAGCATACAGTGTGATTTCCTTTTTCTTAAAGGGTACTAAGTTTGAAGTTGAACTCATTCATAACAAAGGTAAAGGTATTCATCATGTCGAAACAATAGAAGGCACATCGGACTGCTCAGAATTTTGGGACGGGGAACGAGAAGATAGAAACACATTTACGATTCAACATGATTCGAAAACCTCTATCAACCTCTTATGGTGCCCGTGCTGA